The following proteins come from a genomic window of Paenibacillus swuensis:
- a CDS encoding DoxX family protein — protein sequence MTKTISKSRLWTARVMSGIAIAFMLLDSIMKLFKPAFVVEPTVSLGFQEYHIIWLGILGLLSTVLYALPRTTILGAVMLTGYFGGVIATHIRVDAPLFSSILFPVYLAVFVWGGLWLRNEQARNLFSLQR from the coding sequence ATGACAAAAACAATATCCAAAAGCCGACTATGGACAGCAAGAGTGATGAGCGGAATAGCAATTGCATTTATGTTGCTCGACAGTATTATGAAACTATTTAAACCTGCGTTTGTAGTGGAACCGACTGTATCATTGGGATTTCAGGAGTATCATATTATATGGTTAGGTATACTCGGACTTCTTTCCACAGTGCTATATGCTTTACCTCGTACGACTATTTTGGGTGCGGTGATGTTGACCGGTTACTTTGGCGGCGTGATTGCGACACATATTCGTGTAGACGCACCACTGTTCTCCTCGATTCTCTTTCCCGTTTATCTGGCCGTGTTCGTCTGGGGAGGGCTTTGGTTGAGGAATGAGCAAGCGCGCAATTTATTTTCTTTGCAGAGGTAA
- a CDS encoding DUF2975 domain-containing protein: MERGSTLFLKVTIVLIGMAFLALYIFLVPEIGNFAAELYPNLAYLKYLVWLNWYATAIPFYFALYQALKLLTYIDKNTAFSDLSVRALKYIKFCAVTISALFVLGLPLFYMMAELDDAPGIILIGMVLIFASMVIAVFAAVLEKLLKNAIDLKSENDLTV; encoded by the coding sequence ATGGAACGTGGTTCAACACTGTTTTTGAAAGTAACGATTGTGCTTATTGGCATGGCGTTTCTGGCTTTGTACATCTTTTTGGTGCCGGAAATCGGGAATTTCGCCGCAGAACTTTATCCGAATCTGGCTTACCTGAAGTACCTTGTGTGGTTGAATTGGTATGCGACGGCGATCCCTTTTTACTTTGCTTTGTATCAGGCATTGAAGCTGCTGACCTACATCGACAAGAACACAGCTTTCTCAGATTTATCTGTAAGAGCGCTCAAGTATATTAAATTCTGTGCCGTTACGATCAGCGCCTTGTTTGTGTTGGGCCTGCCGCTCTTCTATATGATGGCGGAGCTTGACGATGCCCCGGGAATTATTTTGATTGGAATGGTTCTTATCTTTGCATCGATGGTGATTGCCGTCTTTGCCGCTGTTCTTGAGAAGCTTCTGAAAAATGCCATAGATCTAAAATCAGAAAATGACTTAACGGTCTGA
- a CDS encoding helix-turn-helix domain-containing protein, giving the protein MAIIINIDVMLAKRKMSVTELSERVGITMANLSILKNGKAKAIRLSTLEAICKALECQPGDVLEYRSEDDY; this is encoded by the coding sequence ATGGCGATTATAATTAATATTGACGTGATGCTGGCCAAACGAAAAATGAGCGTAACCGAGCTGTCGGAGCGGGTTGGAATTACAATGGCGAACCTGTCTATATTGAAGAATGGGAAGGCCAAAGCGATCCGTTTATCGACGTTAGAGGCAATTTGTAAGGCTTTGGAGTGTCAACCAGGGGATGTTTTGGAATACCGGAGTGAGGATGATTATTAG
- a CDS encoding alpha/beta hydrolase: protein MTASCAPKKTAEPPPVAPSNPEAEKTPEPEQEVFGKPTVKSFDLGVAEIKQSSGKNMPYHINGVIGVPTGTSPRPVVIIVHGNHPVKKYDDPIYAEGFTYLVEDLAEQGYLALSVNVFAHRIWEYGEPIGNVRLNAIMKDHFDKLDQAVKGTDPGYGLDLKNRANLKQVSYIGHSQGGTEIYEIALERMKQGSPPPDGMLLVAPGGALEMERLPDVPTAFLTPQYDGDLSGLIGYRVFDFYSDDAKRSSWTAMTYIYGANHNFFNSKLEGKDDGVQRAKENDNLRKRLTAAEQRDFLSKYAVDFLGTVYGTNPNEMLYEFNQPQAGSLYGHPVLTSLVQPKRMTDVWNADKEQSSTQNAMGGAIVTEGVSIRTEVESYIPNKDETGAYMHAGEQEGMKLNRVNWQKGGGRLTLEIPEDKRDLSGMQSLSLYMAVDSANKLNAAGQNQALTITLHDTSGNESKVVLDSSTPALTYQQGKLLDNEFMAMWSTFAPLSTARIPMASFTDIDLKQVDRLSLVFDQTDQGSLMIRNIRLVK, encoded by the coding sequence ATGACCGCAAGTTGTGCCCCTAAAAAAACGGCGGAACCGCCCCCCGTCGCGCCTTCCAACCCTGAAGCGGAGAAGACGCCAGAACCGGAGCAAGAGGTGTTTGGGAAGCCGACGGTAAAGTCTTTTGATCTGGGTGTTGCCGAAATCAAGCAATCCTCCGGTAAGAATATGCCTTACCATATCAACGGCGTCATCGGTGTACCAACGGGAACATCCCCCCGTCCGGTAGTCATCATTGTCCACGGTAACCACCCTGTCAAAAAGTACGATGATCCGATTTATGCGGAAGGGTTTACCTATCTGGTCGAAGATCTCGCTGAACAAGGATATTTAGCGCTAAGTGTGAATGTATTCGCCCATCGCATATGGGAATATGGTGAACCCATTGGAAATGTGCGTTTGAACGCCATCATGAAGGATCACTTCGACAAGCTTGATCAAGCGGTCAAGGGTACGGATCCGGGATACGGTCTGGATTTGAAGAACCGGGCGAACCTTAAACAAGTCTCTTACATCGGGCATTCTCAAGGAGGAACTGAAATTTACGAGATAGCCCTGGAGCGCATGAAACAGGGTTCCCCGCCCCCCGATGGAATGTTGCTCGTTGCCCCGGGCGGGGCGTTGGAAATGGAAAGGTTGCCGGATGTTCCAACGGCCTTTCTTACGCCTCAATACGATGGGGATCTGTCAGGTCTGATCGGATACAGGGTTTTCGACTTTTATTCTGATGATGCTAAACGGAGTAGTTGGACCGCGATGACGTATATTTACGGCGCCAATCATAACTTCTTTAACTCCAAGCTTGAAGGAAAAGATGACGGGGTCCAGAGAGCGAAAGAAAACGACAACTTACGCAAGCGTCTTACGGCAGCTGAACAACGGGACTTCCTGTCCAAGTACGCCGTTGATTTCTTAGGGACCGTCTACGGTACCAATCCCAATGAGATGTTATATGAGTTTAATCAGCCTCAAGCCGGTAGTTTGTACGGTCATCCCGTGCTCACCTCGCTCGTTCAGCCTAAACGTATGACAGATGTATGGAATGCGGATAAAGAGCAGTCGTCCACACAGAACGCCATGGGCGGAGCCATCGTAACGGAAGGGGTCTCCATACGCACCGAAGTGGAGAGTTATATCCCGAATAAGGATGAAACCGGTGCCTACATGCATGCGGGAGAACAGGAAGGGATGAAGCTGAATCGGGTGAACTGGCAAAAAGGTGGAGGCAGACTTACCCTGGAAATTCCGGAAGATAAACGGGATTTGTCGGGTATGCAGTCACTGTCTCTGTACATGGCGGTGGATTCTGCTAACAAGTTAAACGCTGCGGGCCAAAATCAGGCGTTAACCATCACTCTCCATGACACCTCAGGCAATGAATCCAAAGTAGTGTTAGACTCATCTACGCCTGCATTAACTTATCAGCAAGGAAAACTGCTTGATAATGAATTTATGGCGATGTGGTCGACATTTGCACCGCTAAGTACAGCCAGAATTCCGATGGCTTCTTTCACCGACATCGATTTAAAGCAAGTTGATCGGTTGTCGCTGGTGTTTGATCAAACCGATCAAGGGTCGCTGATGATTCGGAACATTCGGTTGGTGAAGTAG
- a CDS encoding nucleoside deaminase, which translates to MDNQYEYLLLAFEEAQKAKEEGTFPIGAVIVDSNGTVVSRGRNRVFSSCDSTSHAEVDAIRKAGHKILDVESKKFIANNGLTLYTTCEPCPMCTGTIVLSLIKKVVWAANDADIGAFKKFKEGTSQLPIYNDLFNDIEIVAAPYSDLEIRQRQMLAEWNNNRGYTDTHWNKELIYDAER; encoded by the coding sequence ATGGACAACCAGTATGAATACCTTCTACTAGCTTTCGAAGAAGCGCAAAAAGCAAAAGAAGAAGGGACTTTCCCAATTGGGGCAGTAATTGTTGATTCTAACGGAACCGTTGTTAGTCGAGGTAGAAATAGAGTTTTTTCCAGCTGTGATTCAACATCACATGCAGAAGTAGACGCTATAAGAAAGGCTGGACATAAGATATTAGATGTTGAAAGCAAAAAATTTATTGCTAATAACGGACTTACGTTATATACAACATGTGAACCATGCCCAATGTGTACTGGAACAATCGTGCTTTCTTTGATTAAAAAGGTTGTATGGGCTGCGAATGATGCTGATATCGGAGCATTTAAAAAATTTAAGGAAGGAACAAGTCAGTTGCCTATTTATAATGATTTGTTCAATGACATTGAAATTGTGGCTGCTCCCTACTCGGATTTAGAAATTAGGCAAAGACAAATGTTGGCCGAATGGAATAATAATCGGGGTTACACTGATACTCATTGGAATAAAGAATTAATATATGACGCGGAGCGTTAA
- the thrC gene encoding threonine synthase gives MKYISTRGQVAPIGFIDAVLMGLADDGGLLVPERLPQISQDTLQQWQKLSYTELALEVFSLFVDGEIPREELKKLVDDSYGTFRHEDVTPVQRIHDGLYVLELFHGPTFAFKDVALQFLGNLYSYISRRNNSIIHILGATSGDTGASAIEGVRGKEGIRICILHPHGKVSKVQELQMTTVDSANVLNLAVEGTFDDCQRIIKELFADVDFKHQYHLRAINSINIARILAQTVYYFYAYFRLVDQGVAEDKINFSVPTGNFGDIFAGYLAQKMGLPVNKLILATNENNILARFVNEGVYQPGAFRGTHSPSMDIQVASNFERYLFYLYSEDAATVSALMAQFKAEGRIAIEGEALARVQADFAAYSVENEACLDAIQGTHEQQGYLLDPHTACGVVAAERLTAAGEVTVALSTAHPAKFDESIRLRSISQTYPAQIEALFNKPQFQKVVGGSNEEIKTELLGFF, from the coding sequence ATGAAATACATCAGCACGCGGGGACAAGTGGCCCCGATTGGCTTTATCGACGCGGTTCTGATGGGACTGGCTGACGACGGCGGTTTGCTTGTGCCGGAACGCCTCCCGCAAATATCCCAAGATACGCTGCAGCAATGGCAGAAGCTTTCCTATACGGAGCTTGCGCTTGAAGTATTCTCATTATTTGTGGACGGGGAAATTCCTCGGGAAGAGCTGAAGAAGCTTGTGGATGACAGCTATGGCACTTTCCGCCACGAAGATGTCACGCCGGTTCAACGGATTCATGACGGTTTGTATGTGCTGGAGTTGTTCCACGGCCCTACGTTCGCATTCAAGGATGTTGCTCTGCAGTTCCTAGGTAACCTCTATTCTTATATTTCACGCCGCAATAACTCCATTATTCATATTCTAGGCGCAACCTCCGGGGATACCGGCGCATCCGCCATCGAAGGCGTTCGAGGCAAGGAAGGCATTCGCATCTGTATTCTGCATCCGCACGGCAAGGTGAGTAAAGTACAGGAGTTGCAAATGACTACCGTGGACAGCGCCAATGTGTTGAATCTCGCGGTGGAAGGCACCTTTGATGATTGCCAGCGCATCATCAAGGAGCTGTTCGCGGATGTGGATTTCAAGCACCAGTATCATCTGCGTGCGATCAACTCCATTAACATTGCGCGGATTTTGGCACAGACGGTGTATTACTTCTACGCTTACTTCCGTTTGGTCGACCAGGGCGTGGCTGAGGACAAAATTAACTTTAGCGTGCCTACGGGCAACTTCGGCGATATCTTTGCAGGTTACCTGGCGCAGAAGATGGGCTTGCCGGTAAACAAGCTGATCTTGGCGACGAACGAGAACAACATTCTGGCGCGCTTCGTGAACGAAGGCGTGTACCAGCCGGGCGCGTTCCGCGGGACGCACAGCCCGTCCATGGATATTCAGGTGGCGAGCAACTTCGAGCGGTACCTGTTCTATCTGTACAGCGAGGATGCGGCGACGGTATCGGCGCTGATGGCGCAGTTCAAGGCCGAGGGGCGGATCGCCATCGAGGGCGAGGCTCTGGCGCGAGTGCAAGCGGACTTCGCCGCGTACAGTGTCGAGAACGAGGCGTGTCTGGACGCGATCCAGGGGACGCATGAGCAGCAAGGCTACTTGCTCGATCCGCATACGGCGTGCGGCGTAGTGGCTGCGGAGCGTCTGACTGCGGCCGGCGAAGTGACCGTGGCGTTGTCCACGGCGCATCCGGCGAAGTTCGACGAGTCGATCCGGTTGCGGAGCATCAGCCAGACGTATCCGGCGCAGATCGAGGCGTTGTTCAACAAGCCGCAGTTCCAGAAGGTTGTCGGCGGCAGCAACGAGGAGATTAAAACGGAGTTACTGGGATTTTTCTAG
- a CDS encoding nucleotide excision repair endonuclease, which yields MILITIPTPTVTIHKQEDPQLSHINGFTDFHLITREEGGIYMFYNAKDELLFVGKARKLRPRIKKHFEDTVSPIKNHRDEVTKIEVCIVPDAVEREIYETYILNKLQAKYNVDKVLYK from the coding sequence GTGATTCTGATTACGATTCCGACACCGACTGTTACGATTCACAAGCAAGAAGATCCCCAGTTGAGCCACATTAACGGGTTTACCGATTTCCACCTGATTACCAGAGAAGAGGGCGGAATCTACATGTTCTATAACGCGAAGGACGAGCTCCTGTTCGTGGGGAAGGCGCGCAAGCTGAGACCGCGGATCAAGAAGCACTTCGAAGACACCGTCTCTCCGATCAAAAACCACCGGGATGAAGTCACCAAGATCGAAGTCTGTATCGTACCGGACGCCGTAGAGCGGGAAATCTATGAAACCTACATCCTCAATAAGCTACAAGCAAAGTACAACGTGGACAAGGTATTATATAAGTAG
- a CDS encoding DUF2642 domain-containing protein produces MNMNGPQHTQHPNQVNSPQKPIDQPAYVGQMASVHSPIIPILGVPQPNVYVTDLDPVFVQHMSRHQGQPFAVMTTVGRIEGILAGVAVDHIQINLDDRSVHIRIAQIVYFEGPLASYR; encoded by the coding sequence ATGAACATGAACGGCCCACAACACACGCAACACCCCAATCAGGTCAATTCACCGCAAAAGCCGATAGATCAACCCGCTTACGTCGGTCAGATGGCCTCGGTGCATTCGCCAATCATTCCGATTTTGGGCGTGCCGCAGCCGAATGTGTATGTAACAGACCTTGATCCGGTGTTCGTGCAACATATGAGCCGGCACCAGGGGCAGCCGTTCGCGGTCATGACCACGGTGGGACGCATCGAGGGCATCCTTGCGGGCGTAGCCGTAGATCATATCCAGATCAATCTGGACGACCGTTCCGTGCATATTCGAATTGCACAGATTGTGTATTTTGAAGGCCCGCTGGCATCCTATCGGTAA